In a single window of the Peromyscus eremicus unplaced genomic scaffold, PerEre_H2_v1 PerEre#2#unplaced_91, whole genome shotgun sequence genome:
- the LOC131901476 gene encoding STAM-binding protein-like, which produces MERFLNSKGLRPVILPKDLWDRFLLSAKNNTKKGVETCGVLCGTLEKEEYHISHVIIPVQKGTSNYCCMENEEELLFVQEELGLLTLGWIHTHPTQTAFLSSVDLHTHFCYQKMLPESIAVVCAPKYKQVGIFTLTSYGLKVIEFCPKRGFHSHNQDSALFCDCSHVTIQNSLVTVTDLR; this is translated from the exons ATGGAGAGAT TTCTGAACTCCAAAGGCCTCCGCCCTGTGATCCTTCCAAAAGACTTATGGGATAGGTTCCTGCTTTCtgccaaaaacaacacaaaaaaaggaGTGGAAACATGTGGAGTCTTATGTGGTACCCTG gaaaaggaagaatacCACATCAGTCATGTTATAATCCCTGTGCAGAAGGGAACGTCTAATTACTGTTGTATGGAGAACGAGGAGGAACTCCTTTTTGTTCAAGAAGAGCTGGGGCTTCTCACCTTAGGTTGGATTCAT ACCCATCCAACCCAGACAGCCTTCTTGTCGAGTGTGGATTTACACACTCATTTTTGCTACCAGAAGATGCTCCCAGAATCCATTGCAGTGGTGTGTGCACCCAAATATAAACA AGTTGGAATTTTTACATTAACATCTTATGGATTAAAAGTAATAGAATTCTGTCCCAAGAGAGGATTTCATTCTCATAAtcaggactcagctctcttctgt GACTGCAGTCACGTCACCATCCAAAACAGCCTGGTGACTGTCACAGATTTGCGATGA